Genomic window (Macaca mulatta isolate MMU2019108-1 chromosome Y, T2T-MMU8v2.0, whole genome shotgun sequence):
TTTTTATTGCATTGCATaaggataattttaaatatttaacatagcACTATATAGTGAGGTTTAAGATGTGAATACAAAGCaactttttttattatggctCAATTTACTGAATTTTGGATACAGTAACCTAATGATATTTAGTGAGgctacatctttttttcttacagaaaacTATTCGTGATAGAAATTATaaagtttttcaaataaaattggaGCGATTAGAGAAGCTGTACAAGGCTCttcaaatagaaagaaatgagCTCAGTGAGAAAGTGGAAGTTCTGAAAGGGCAGGCCTCTGTGAAAGTAGCAGATGCAGATTTAGCAGTGCCTGTGATGCATTCCTGTGCTGACCTGGATTCTTCCAATATGCTGACCACTTCCTCTAAAAGAGCGCCAGGAGTCCGCTTGGAGGCTGACCCCAAAGGAATGAATGAGGCGAAATGCTATTCAAAAGGCCCTCTCCACGGGATCTCTA
Coding sequences:
- the CYHYorf15B gene encoding uncharacterized protein LOC100271730; translation: MKQEEAQLKEQLFLYMDKFEEFQTTMAKTNELFTAFKQETEKLTKKIKKLEREMVIWCTKWENNNKILLQMAEEKTIRDRNYKVFQIKLERLEKLYKALQIERNELSEKVEVLKGQASVKVADADLAVPVMHSCADLDSSNMLTTSSKRAPGVRLEADPKGMNEAKCYSKGPLHGISRH